A region of the Allorhizobium pseudoryzae genome:
GCAATCGACCTTGCGGGGCTGGAGGCGCGCATCGTCGAAGCCAGCTGGTATGGCGAACGGCCGGTCAGCCTGTCGCTGGGGGGTGCCTTTCATTCGCGGCGGCTATCGATCGTGTCGTCGCAGGTGGGGCATGTCTCTGGACGGATGCGTGCCCGCTGGAGCCATGCGCGCCGATTGGCCAAGGTCATGGACCTGTTGCGCGACGATCGACTGGAGGCGCTGATCTCGGGCGAAACCGCCTTTGCTGATCTGGCGGAGGATTATCCCCGTATCCTCCAGTCATCTGCCACGCTTCTCCACCGAATCCGATACTGAAAAAGGAATAGAATACGAATGTTTGCCGTCGAAGTCCGGGACCACATCATGATCGCCCACAGCCTGCCACGCCCGGTCTTCGGGCCGGCGCAAGGCATGCACGGCGCCACCTTCGTCGTCGATGCGGCCTTCTTCACGAAGGAGCTGGACGAGGATGGGCTGGCGGTGGATATCGGCCTTGCCACGCAGACGCTCTCCGAAGTGCTGAAGCCGCTGAACTACCAGAACCTCGATGAACTGGAAATCTTCAAGGGGCGGGTTACCACCACCGAGGTTCTGTCGAAACACATTTTCGACCGGCTGGCGGAGGCGGTGGCCGAAAAGAAACTCGGTCCCGGCAGCCACCGCATCTGCCGCCTTCGTGTTCTCCTGCATGAAAGCCATGCGGCGCGTGGCTGGTACGAGGCGGATCTTTGAACCGCCATCTGGTTTTTGCCTATCCGGGCTGCCTTGAGACCAAGACCGGCGGCTACGGCTATGACCGGCACCTGATCCGCGACCTGACCGATCTCGGCTGGTCGATCCAGACGATGAGCCTCGGCTCAGGATTCCCGGCGCCTTCCGCCTTGGTTCTGGCCGAGGCCGAACGGCAGCTTTCGGCGCTTGCGGATGGCACGCTGGTTCTGATCGACGGTCTTGCCTTCGGCGTGATGGCGGACTGGGCTTCACGAGAGGCAAGCCGTCTGCGGCTTGTCGCGCTGGTCCATCATCCCCTCGGCCTCGAAACGGGCGTCACCGCCGAGCAAAGCGAGCGGCTTCTGGCAGGCGAGGCACGGGCGCTGTCTGCGGTGCGCCACGTCTTCGTCACCTCGCACGCGACGGCGCGGCAGGTCTCTGCTCTTCTTTCGGTGCCGTCGGAAAAGGTCACCGCCGCCTTGCCGGGGACGGAACCGGGAGCCCCTGCCGCATCGGGGGAGGCCCAGCCGCACATTCTCTCCGTCGGGTCGCTGACGCGGCGCAAGGGCCACGACGTGCTTCTTCAGGCGCTTTCCCGCCTTACGCATCTCGCCTGGCGCGCCACCATCATCGGAAGCCCCGATCTTGATCCTTCGACGGCGAGGCAACTTGCGGCTCTCACTGAAGAGCTCGGGCTGACGGATCGGGTCACGCTGGCCGGCGAACGGCCGGACGTGCGTGCCGAGATGGCCAAGGCCGATCTCTTTGTGCTGGCCAGCCGTTACGAAGGTTACGGCATGGTGTTTGCCGAGGCTCTCGCGCACGGACTTCCCATTGTCGGTTGCCATGCCGGCGCCGTGCCGGATGTGGTGCCACAGGATGCCGGGCGTCTCGTCGGCGTGGATGATGTCAATGCCCTCGCGGACGCCATCGCAACGCTGGTGGCCGACGGGGAGCTGCGCCGGCAGATGGCTGCGGCATCGAGGAGGGCAGGCCTTGCCCTGCCACGCTGGCGGGATACCGCCATCACCGTTTCGAACAGGCTGGAGGAGATTTGAATGAGCGGCTTCGACACATCCTGGCTTAGCCTGCGCGAACCGGCGGATCGGGCTGCCCGCAACCCCGTTCTGCTGCGCAGGCTCGCGGCGGTGCTTGCCGAAGGCGAGCGCGCGCCCCACGTCATGGATATCGGCTGTGGCACCGGCTCGACCTATCGCACTCTCAGTGCCCGTTTGCCGCAGGCGACCGATTGGTTGCTGGTCGATTACGATCCCGCCCTTCTTGGCGAAGCCTCGCGGCTGATCGGCCGACCGGAGGTGAAAACCCTTCAGCAGGATCTCACCGATCTCGAGAGCCTGACCCTGGATGGCATCGATCTTTTGACCGCCTCTGCCTTCTTCGATCTCTGTTCGCTGTCGTTCTGTGAAGATCTGGCCGCACGGCTGGCGAAGCATAATGTCGCGCTCTATGCCGCGCTGAATTACGATGGCCGCATCATCTGGACCAACCGGCATGTGCTGGACATCCAGATCGTGCGCAGTTTCAACCGACACCAGGCGACAGACAAGGGGTTCGGCGAAGCGCTCGGCCCCATGGCGACACCGCATCTGAAAAGTGTGTTTCAGGGGTTAGGCTACGAAGTGTTGACGGGGGATAGTCCCTGGCGGATCGGCCCCGGCGAGGAGGCGCTGCATCGCGCCTTCGTCGAGGGCATGGTTGCCCCGGTTCTGGAGATGGGGGACGTGGATCGGGCCTCTGTCGAGTCCTGGCGCGACCAGCGTCTAGCCGATATCGACCAGGGCGGAAGCTGCCTGGTCGGTCACCTGGACCTTCTGGCTCTGCCGCCGCGCTGAGGCCACCGGCTGCTCGCGCAGTCTGCAGTCGAAGAGAACATCACTGCCGAGGCTGAAGACATTCGCGGAGGGGCGATGCGCTTCGGACAGGGTGCGGATCGGTGGCAGCGAAATGCCCTGCGGCCCCGACCCGATGATCAGCGGCGCGATCGACACGTGCAGATGATCGACCAGTCCGTGGTCGACGAAGCGGGCGATCGTCCGGGCCCCGCCTTCCACCAGGATGCGCTCCAGGTTCCGGTCCTCCAGTGCTTCCAGGATC
Encoded here:
- a CDS encoding 6-pyruvoyl trahydropterin synthase family protein, which encodes MFAVEVRDHIMIAHSLPRPVFGPAQGMHGATFVVDAAFFTKELDEDGLAVDIGLATQTLSEVLKPLNYQNLDELEIFKGRVTTTEVLSKHIFDRLAEAVAEKKLGPGSHRICRLRVLLHESHAARGWYEADL
- a CDS encoding glycosyltransferase family 4 protein → MNRHLVFAYPGCLETKTGGYGYDRHLIRDLTDLGWSIQTMSLGSGFPAPSALVLAEAERQLSALADGTLVLIDGLAFGVMADWASREASRLRLVALVHHPLGLETGVTAEQSERLLAGEARALSAVRHVFVTSHATARQVSALLSVPSEKVTAALPGTEPGAPAASGEAQPHILSVGSLTRRKGHDVLLQALSRLTHLAWRATIIGSPDLDPSTARQLAALTEELGLTDRVTLAGERPDVRAEMAKADLFVLASRYEGYGMVFAEALAHGLPIVGCHAGAVPDVVPQDAGRLVGVDDVNALADAIATLVADGELRRQMAAASRRAGLALPRWRDTAITVSNRLEEI
- a CDS encoding class I SAM-dependent methyltransferase, whose translation is MSGFDTSWLSLREPADRAARNPVLLRRLAAVLAEGERAPHVMDIGCGTGSTYRTLSARLPQATDWLLVDYDPALLGEASRLIGRPEVKTLQQDLTDLESLTLDGIDLLTASAFFDLCSLSFCEDLAARLAKHNVALYAALNYDGRIIWTNRHVLDIQIVRSFNRHQATDKGFGEALGPMATPHLKSVFQGLGYEVLTGDSPWRIGPGEEALHRAFVEGMVAPVLEMGDVDRASVESWRDQRLADIDQGGSCLVGHLDLLALPPR